The following proteins are co-located in the Trichormus variabilis 0441 genome:
- a CDS encoding galactose oxidase early set domain-containing protein — MIVSKSKRLTIVSVFIIFILAFVISLCGWEQAIAAPIIGTKEEMGAWETLPMPPLEDRMQSVHTILLPNGKVLVVNGSSFRTTQVKEQENVDLVEGVDVRNYDVINNTGLLDPVTGKFERIPSPPSIQAGETNDLFCTGHLQLSNGNILFVSGTGRYYPGGAFTGNRQINLYNWKTGTWSALKPLKQGRWYPSLISLADGKVVIFSGLKVDAPNQINPTLEIYDPKTEKLQYIDLTTVKNSPFNTKLKDVDSYDSIDLYPRVFPTADGRLLITGDEAGIAGVLVPHSSKKSYLMSIKENTEGTLSVSFEVGPDRAESSKAYGTALQVPNSEDVLLLGGIIGTNSINFGRLNNTQGFPPGSRVATSLQRWLSPAKSGEKNGKWEIVPNFLDKPRANLQSVILPTQEILVVNGGQYPEYKPVYEPLLMTAAQDAPGGYQTKPMNPAKLPRLYHNGALLLPDARVLAIGGNANRALRDEDGTVHVDILQDAKTYYKFADLRDKSGQKKEFNLEEYYQNPQSYFAKGDEEPFVPAEIWQGEVFSPPYLFKPGSRPKIVKAPSSLAYSQSNTISVKNATQDGSLVLVKLGAVTHSFDYGQRLAQLPIENVVLADESSISFKTPENKNLYPPGYYMMFYLNNVGKPSLAKIVKLAA; from the coding sequence ATGATAGTCTCCAAATCAAAACGTCTGACAATTGTCTCGGTTTTTATCATCTTTATCCTGGCTTTCGTTATTAGTCTCTGCGGTTGGGAACAGGCGATCGCCGCCCCCATAATTGGCACAAAAGAAGAAATGGGGGCTTGGGAAACTCTACCTATGCCCCCTCTAGAAGACAGAATGCAGTCTGTGCATACGATACTGCTACCGAATGGAAAAGTTTTAGTAGTTAATGGTAGTAGTTTTCGCACCACTCAAGTAAAAGAACAAGAGAACGTCGATCTGGTTGAGGGAGTTGATGTCAGAAATTATGATGTCATCAATAATACAGGTCTTCTCGATCCTGTAACTGGAAAATTTGAGCGCATTCCCTCCCCACCATCTATCCAGGCTGGGGAAACCAATGATTTATTCTGCACCGGACATCTACAACTATCCAACGGTAACATTCTTTTTGTCAGTGGAACTGGGCGCTATTACCCAGGAGGTGCATTTACAGGTAATAGACAAATCAACCTGTATAACTGGAAAACCGGAACGTGGTCGGCGCTAAAACCACTCAAACAAGGAAGATGGTATCCCAGTTTGATTTCCCTTGCTGATGGTAAAGTTGTCATCTTTTCAGGACTAAAAGTTGATGCGCCTAATCAAATCAATCCCACTTTAGAAATCTACGATCCAAAAACAGAAAAGCTCCAGTACATCGACCTCACAACTGTCAAGAATAGTCCTTTCAATACCAAACTCAAAGATGTAGATAGCTACGATAGTATAGACCTCTATCCTCGCGTCTTTCCTACTGCTGATGGTAGACTTTTAATTACCGGAGACGAGGCTGGTATTGCTGGGGTTTTAGTCCCACATAGCAGCAAAAAAAGCTATTTAATGTCTATCAAGGAGAATACAGAAGGTACATTATCTGTCAGCTTTGAAGTAGGCCCAGATAGAGCAGAAAGCTCTAAAGCCTATGGAACAGCCCTACAAGTTCCCAACTCAGAAGATGTCTTACTTCTTGGTGGAATTATCGGCACTAACAGCATCAACTTTGGGCGGTTAAATAATACTCAGGGTTTCCCACCAGGATCAAGAGTCGCTACTAGTTTACAGCGTTGGCTATCTCCGGCAAAAAGTGGTGAAAAGAACGGAAAGTGGGAAATAGTGCCAAACTTTTTAGATAAGCCCAGAGCTAATCTCCAATCTGTAATTTTACCAACGCAGGAAATATTAGTTGTTAATGGTGGCCAATATCCAGAGTACAAGCCTGTCTATGAGCCTCTATTGATGACTGCTGCTCAGGATGCTCCTGGGGGTTATCAAACCAAGCCGATGAATCCAGCAAAACTCCCCAGGCTGTATCATAATGGTGCATTATTATTACCAGATGCTCGTGTTTTAGCGATCGGTGGTAATGCGAACCGAGCCTTAAGGGATGAAGATGGCACTGTTCATGTTGATATATTGCAAGATGCCAAAACCTATTATAAATTCGCCGATTTGAGAGATAAATCTGGGCAGAAGAAGGAATTTAATCTAGAAGAATATTATCAAAATCCTCAGAGCTATTTTGCCAAAGGCGACGAAGAACCCTTTGTGCCTGCGGAAATTTGGCAAGGAGAAGTATTTAGTCCTCCTTATCTATTTAAGCCTGGTTCTCGCCCTAAAATTGTTAAAGCTCCTAGTAGTTTGGCATACAGTCAATCTAATACGATATCTGTCAAGAATGCGACTCAAGATGGTTCTCTAGTCCTGGTAAAACTGGGGGCAGTAACTCACTCTTTTGATTATGGACAACGTTTAGCACAATTGCCTATAGAAAATGTTGTTTTAGCAGATGAGTCTTCCATCAGCTTTAAAACTCCAGAAAATAAAAACCTTTATCCTCCTGGGTATTACATGATGTTTTACCTCAACAACGTAGGCAAGCCTTCCTTGGCGAAGATAGTCAAGCTTGCAGCTTAA
- a CDS encoding Dyp-type peroxidase — protein sequence MALTEKDLKHLPEDGIDSENPGKYRNLLNDLQGNILKGHGRDHSVHLFLQFKPEQVEVVKQWIQNFAQTYITSAKKQSDEAFKYRQKGIPGQVFGNFFLSRHGYEYLEIEPFQIPGDKPFRMGMKNEEIRTSLGDPKIETWDIGFQNEIHALILLADDDIIDLLQIVNQMTQELRLIAEIVHREDGFILRNQSGQIIEHFGFVDGVSQPLFMKRDVVKERVNNCDFDKWDPKAPLDSILVEDPNGNTKDSYGSYLVYRKLEQNVKAFREDQRKLAQKLNIQENLAGALIVGRFPDGTPVTLSDIPTYAVTPTNNFNYDNDLAATKCPFHSHTRKTNPRGDTARLLTADAHFDEAFKEEKGHRITRRAVSYGENNPNKEPVLGSGLLFLCFQSNIENQFNFIQSRWANPQNFVQVNTGPDPLIGQPSGTQKWPKKWGEPETEEYNFKLWINMKGGEYFFAPSISFLKTLA from the coding sequence ATGGCACTGACTGAAAAAGATTTGAAACACCTACCAGAAGATGGCATTGATTCAGAAAATCCTGGTAAATACCGAAATCTATTAAATGATTTACAAGGCAACATTCTCAAAGGACATGGACGAGATCATAGTGTTCATCTATTTTTACAATTCAAGCCTGAGCAAGTAGAAGTAGTTAAGCAGTGGATTCAGAATTTTGCCCAAACTTATATAACTTCTGCCAAAAAGCAGTCAGACGAAGCATTTAAATATAGACAAAAAGGCATACCAGGACAGGTATTTGGTAACTTTTTCTTGTCGCGTCATGGATATGAATATTTAGAAATTGAGCCGTTTCAAATACCCGGAGATAAACCATTTAGGATGGGTATGAAAAACGAAGAAATTAGAACTTCTTTGGGCGATCCTAAAATTGAAACCTGGGATATAGGATTTCAAAACGAAATTCATGCCTTAATTTTGCTCGCAGATGATGACATCATAGACTTATTGCAAATTGTCAATCAAATGACGCAAGAACTGCGTCTAATAGCAGAAATTGTTCACCGAGAAGATGGATTTATCCTGAGAAATCAGTCCGGACAAATTATCGAACACTTTGGCTTTGTGGATGGTGTAAGTCAACCGTTGTTTATGAAACGGGACGTTGTGAAGGAGAGGGTAAACAACTGCGATTTTGATAAATGGGACCCAAAAGCTCCTCTTGATAGTATTTTAGTCGAAGATCCTAACGGGAATACAAAAGATAGCTATGGCAGTTATTTAGTCTACCGAAAACTCGAACAGAATGTGAAAGCATTCCGTGAAGATCAGCGCAAATTAGCTCAAAAATTAAACATCCAAGAAAATTTAGCTGGAGCTTTAATTGTAGGTCGTTTCCCTGATGGCACTCCAGTAACTCTTTCAGATATACCGACTTATGCAGTTACACCCACAAATAACTTCAATTATGATAATGATTTAGCCGCAACTAAGTGTCCATTTCACTCTCATACACGTAAAACTAATCCTCGTGGAGATACAGCCAGATTGTTAACTGCTGATGCTCACTTTGATGAAGCATTTAAGGAAGAAAAAGGCCATAGGATTACTCGTCGTGCAGTTAGTTATGGCGAAAATAATCCTAATAAAGAACCAGTTTTAGGTTCAGGATTACTGTTTCTTTGTTTTCAATCCAACATTGAAAATCAGTTCAATTTTATCCAATCACGATGGGCTAATCCTCAAAATTTTGTTCAGGTGAATACTGGGCCAGATCCGTTAATTGGTCAACCATCGGGAACTCAGAAATGGCCAAAGAAATGGGGTGAACCAGAAACAGAAGAATATAATTTTAAACTCTGGATAAATATGAAAGGTGGCGAGTATTTTTTCGCTCCTAGTATCAGTTTTCTCAAAACCTTGGCATAG
- a CDS encoding L-dopachrome tautomerase-related protein — MENLGDRLEVVAELSLAPGNITLTPDGRLFLSLHQFYQPEMQVAELTQDGLIPFPPQSGNAIITFDTVLGIKSDGNGIVWMLDNGNQSKSVPKLVAWDTLNNQLSRVIYLPPPITLSNSFVNDLAVDLIHNFVYISDPAPDDKAALIRVDLQTGLAARVLQGYPGIAPEDIDLVIDGVPVQIGQPDGTVIRPHLGVNGIVLDAENEWLYLSPMHSTSMYRIKSADLSNLQLTDAELGSKIERYSEKPICDGISIDKDHNIYVGDLAHSAIGVITSADRAYKLLVTDEKLSWTDSFNFGSDGYLYFDCNQLHHSAPLNAGENISAPPYYIFRLKPLAAGIVGR, encoded by the coding sequence ATGGAAAATTTAGGCGATCGCCTAGAGGTAGTAGCAGAATTGTCTTTAGCCCCTGGGAATATCACTCTGACACCAGACGGTCGGCTTTTTCTCAGCCTGCATCAATTTTATCAACCTGAAATGCAGGTAGCAGAATTAACTCAGGACGGTTTAATCCCGTTTCCTCCTCAGTCTGGGAACGCAATCATTACTTTCGATACTGTACTGGGTATCAAGTCTGATGGCAATGGAATCGTTTGGATGTTAGACAATGGCAATCAAAGTAAGTCAGTTCCTAAACTAGTAGCATGGGACACCCTAAATAATCAATTATCACGGGTGATTTACTTACCACCACCCATAACCCTTAGTAATTCCTTTGTGAATGATTTAGCGGTGGATTTGATTCATAATTTTGTTTACATTTCCGATCCAGCACCAGATGACAAAGCGGCTTTGATTAGAGTAGATTTGCAGACAGGTTTAGCTGCTCGTGTTTTGCAAGGATACCCAGGTATAGCACCAGAAGATATTGATTTAGTAATTGATGGAGTACCAGTGCAAATTGGTCAGCCTGATGGGACTGTAATTCGTCCTCATTTGGGTGTCAATGGTATTGTTCTAGATGCAGAAAACGAATGGCTATACTTAAGTCCGATGCACAGTACTAGTATGTATCGGATCAAGAGTGCAGATTTGAGCAATCTTCAATTAACTGATGCTGAACTGGGTAGCAAAATTGAACGATACAGTGAAAAGCCAATTTGTGATGGCATTTCCATTGACAAAGATCACAACATCTATGTGGGTGACTTAGCTCATAGTGCGATCGGGGTGATTACATCAGCAGATCGCGCTTACAAATTGCTAGTTACTGACGAGAAGTTGTCTTGGACAGACTCCTTCAACTTTGGTTCAGATGGTTATCTGTATTTCGACTGTAATCAACTGCACCATTCCGCGCCTCTCAATGCTGGGGAGAATATTTCTGCTCCCCCCTACTATATTTTCCGTCTGAAGCCTCTGGCTGCCGGCATTGTGGGGCGTTAG
- a CDS encoding glucan 1,4-alpha-glucosidase: MMIFTLKIASLTFWKSIHLRLNFTHSKKQFIHMKRWLLANLIALCSFLFLGTNAAWAVGGGIAPGAPGVSSVWSYAGKQGIGTSYEQYVDNKYSDRAPTNAISKVWFSIAQGIVTETAYGEIDRAQINDLQFLVTGNGFFDEEKVSTTSKVDYLDKDKDGRPLSPAYRVINKDKDGKYTIEKHIFTDPDHQTLFTKVIFTAKEDNVTPYILINPHMNNTGKEDVAFVKSDSLNAREGEIVYLSLKSSLPFVKTSAGYVARSDGYQDLKDNGVMDWTYDYTDQSKPGSVAMIGQLPTLNKGQTSTFNIAVGFGSTYQEATEQVDASLKEGYESLLAKYNGKGSAVGWEDYLASLKNLPAMIANTGDKGKQLYASAFTLKSMEDKENPGALIASLSVPWGDTVNADTFATGYRAVWPRDFYQAAMALLALGDKETPLTAFKYLPQVQVQSDTPGNAGATGWFLQKTHVDGTLEWLGVQLDQTAMPIMLGWKLWKAGVLSDGEITEQYRTMLKPAAEFLANGGNVNIHTSDQANNRKINPPSTHQERWEEQSGYSPSTTAAIITGLVAAGDIAENAADDPLAAKYYFSKADEYQKNVDKFMFTTTGDIKNCNSSSEYLLRVTPNADPNDGSRIHDNNSLLEADERQILDGGFLELVRYGVRKGDDAHIAASVCALDNISLSEDLRVRYDIPFDGKKYPGFRRYGNDGYGEQINDGSNFRDIDDGQKKLRRGRIWPFFTGERGHYELELAKAKNGGTISDQDVAKLRDTYVRAMEYFANESLMLPEQVWDGVGENKAHNYITGEGTNSATPLAWAHAEYIKLVKSLTDKNVWDSYPIVQARYQSSESLTASSSHPNGTKISANP, translated from the coding sequence ATGATGATCTTCACTCTCAAAATTGCATCACTTACTTTCTGGAAGTCTATTCATCTCCGTCTCAATTTTACTCACTCAAAAAAACAATTCATTCATATGAAACGTTGGTTATTAGCTAACTTAATTGCTCTTTGCTCGTTTTTGTTCTTAGGAACAAACGCTGCTTGGGCAGTCGGTGGTGGCATTGCGCCGGGCGCACCGGGTGTTTCCTCTGTTTGGTCTTATGCTGGTAAGCAAGGCATTGGAACATCCTATGAACAGTATGTGGATAATAAATATAGCGATCGCGCTCCTACAAATGCCATCTCCAAGGTTTGGTTTTCAATTGCTCAAGGTATTGTGACAGAAACCGCCTATGGAGAAATCGATCGCGCCCAGATCAATGACTTACAATTCTTAGTCACAGGCAACGGTTTTTTTGATGAAGAGAAGGTTTCTACCACCAGTAAGGTGGACTATCTAGATAAAGATAAGGATGGAAGGCCTCTTTCTCCTGCTTATCGTGTGATCAATAAAGATAAAGATGGTAAATACACCATTGAAAAGCACATCTTTACCGATCCTGATCACCAAACTTTGTTTACAAAAGTGATCTTTACTGCCAAAGAGGATAACGTTACCCCCTACATTCTGATTAATCCTCACATGAATAATACTGGCAAAGAAGATGTAGCTTTTGTTAAAAGCGATAGTCTCAATGCTAGGGAAGGAGAAATTGTTTATCTAAGTTTGAAGAGTTCATTGCCTTTTGTGAAAACCTCAGCCGGATACGTAGCTCGTAGTGATGGCTATCAAGATTTAAAAGACAATGGGGTGATGGACTGGACTTATGACTACACTGATCAGAGCAAGCCGGGGAGTGTAGCTATGATAGGTCAACTGCCTACCCTCAATAAAGGACAAACTTCCACCTTTAACATTGCTGTAGGCTTTGGCAGCACCTATCAAGAAGCAACCGAACAAGTCGATGCTTCTTTAAAAGAAGGGTACGAAAGTCTGTTAGCAAAATACAACGGTAAAGGCAGCGCCGTAGGCTGGGAAGATTATCTAGCCAGTCTTAAAAATCTACCTGCCATGATTGCCAACACCGGTGACAAGGGTAAACAGCTTTATGCCAGTGCTTTCACCCTCAAGAGTATGGAAGATAAAGAAAATCCTGGGGCTTTAATTGCTTCTTTATCCGTTCCTTGGGGAGATACTGTGAACGCAGACACATTTGCCACAGGCTATCGAGCAGTTTGGCCGAGAGACTTTTATCAAGCAGCTATGGCTTTGTTAGCTTTAGGAGATAAAGAAACTCCCCTAACGGCTTTTAAATACCTTCCACAAGTGCAAGTGCAATCAGATACACCAGGTAACGCTGGGGCTACAGGCTGGTTTTTACAAAAAACTCACGTTGATGGAACCTTAGAATGGCTGGGAGTGCAGTTAGATCAAACTGCCATGCCGATTATGTTGGGCTGGAAACTTTGGAAAGCCGGAGTGTTGTCGGATGGTGAAATCACTGAGCAATATCGCACGATGTTGAAACCTGCCGCAGAATTTCTGGCTAATGGCGGTAATGTCAATATACATACCTCTGATCAAGCAAACAACCGCAAGATAAACCCACCAAGCACTCATCAAGAACGATGGGAAGAACAATCAGGATATTCCCCCTCTACAACGGCTGCGATTATTACTGGGTTAGTTGCGGCGGGTGATATTGCTGAAAATGCAGCTGATGATCCTCTTGCAGCAAAATATTATTTCAGTAAAGCAGATGAATATCAAAAGAATGTGGATAAATTTATGTTTACCACAACTGGAGATATTAAGAACTGTAATAGCTCCAGTGAATATCTCCTGAGAGTTACCCCTAATGCAGATCCTAACGATGGAAGTCGCATCCACGACAACAATAGTTTGCTGGAAGCGGATGAACGCCAGATTTTAGATGGTGGTTTCTTGGAATTGGTACGTTATGGAGTCAGAAAGGGAGATGATGCTCACATTGCTGCCAGTGTTTGCGCCTTGGATAATATCAGCCTCTCAGAAGATTTAAGGGTGAGGTACGACATACCTTTTGATGGGAAAAAGTATCCAGGATTCCGACGCTATGGCAATGATGGCTATGGTGAACAAATCAACGATGGTAGTAACTTTCGGGATATTGACGATGGCCAGAAAAAACTCCGCAGAGGTAGGATTTGGCCGTTCTTCACTGGTGAGCGTGGTCATTATGAACTTGAGTTAGCTAAGGCCAAAAATGGAGGCACTATTAGCGATCAAGATGTTGCTAAACTACGTGATACTTATGTACGAGCAATGGAATATTTTGCTAACGAAAGTCTCATGCTTCCTGAACAAGTATGGGATGGTGTTGGCGAGAATAAGGCTCATAATTACATCACTGGAGAAGGAACGAATAGCGCCACACCTTTAGCTTGGGCGCACGCCGAATATATTAAGTTAGTCAAATCATTGACTGATAAGAATGTTTGGGATTCCTACCCCATTGTTCAGGCAAGATACCAATCTTCGGAATCTCTTACTGCCTCAAGTTCTCATCCGAACGGCACTAAGATCAGCGCAAATCCTTAA
- the hslO gene encoding Hsp33 family molecular chaperone HslO: MADQLIRATAADGGIRAVGVITTRLTEEARQRHKLSYVATAALGRTMAAGLLMASSMKRAGSRVNVRVKGDGPLAGILVDAGLDGTVRGYVGNPHIELPPNARGKLDVGGAVGNGYLYVVRDIGYGYPYSSTVELVSGEIGDDVAHYLVTSEQTPSALMLGVFVGAGGVTAAGGLLVQVLPKAARDEALVAKLESRVGALSGFTPLLQAGKTLPEIFHDLLGDMGLTIFPESQILRFHCGCSFDRVLGALKMLGEAELQDMIVKDDGAEATCDFCGRVYQASSEHLTQLIVDLQTESSVSG, encoded by the coding sequence ATGGCGGATCAATTAATTCGCGCCACGGCAGCTGATGGCGGGATTCGTGCAGTTGGTGTGATTACCACACGGTTGACGGAAGAAGCAAGACAGCGTCACAAGCTTTCTTATGTCGCTACGGCTGCTTTGGGACGGACGATGGCGGCTGGCTTGTTGATGGCTTCTAGCATGAAACGAGCTGGTTCTAGGGTGAACGTCCGGGTGAAGGGTGACGGGCCTTTGGCTGGGATTTTGGTAGATGCTGGCTTGGATGGGACGGTGCGCGGTTATGTAGGCAATCCACATATAGAATTGCCTCCCAATGCCAGAGGTAAATTAGATGTGGGTGGCGCGGTAGGAAATGGCTATCTTTATGTTGTCAGAGATATTGGGTATGGCTACCCTTACTCTAGTACAGTAGAACTGGTTTCTGGTGAAATTGGTGATGATGTGGCTCATTACCTCGTGACTTCTGAGCAAACACCTTCGGCATTGATGTTAGGGGTGTTTGTCGGGGCTGGTGGTGTAACGGCGGCTGGCGGTTTGCTAGTGCAGGTGTTGCCGAAAGCGGCTAGGGATGAAGCTTTAGTGGCGAAATTAGAATCGAGGGTGGGGGCTTTGTCAGGGTTTACGCCGTTGTTGCAAGCGGGTAAAACTTTGCCGGAAATTTTTCACGATTTGCTGGGTGATATGGGGCTGACGATTTTTCCCGAAAGCCAAATACTGCGCTTTCATTGCGGTTGCTCATTCGATCGCGTGTTAGGAGCATTAAAGATGTTGGGAGAAGCCGAATTACAAGATATGATTGTTAAAGATGATGGAGCTGAAGCGACTTGCGATTTTTGTGGCAGGGTTTATCAAGCAAGCAGTGAGCATCTCACTCAATTAATTGTGGATTTGCAAACTGAGTCTTCTGTGTCGGGTTAA
- a CDS encoding Uma2 family endonuclease, producing the protein MATTPAVTKKFTFEEYLAYYDGTDTCYELVNGELIPVSLGTGQHGAIVGFLNNSFRDEIRHQKLDWTSQKMVIGVRSPRAGKWDTSRVLDVVVILLTQWRDLRNREAVIELNELPPLLVVEVVSESTKTVDYRAKRVEYNVLNIPEYWIVDPLTNKVTVFSLIDELYEPVEFVGTESIQSLTFPELRLTVEQVLSAED; encoded by the coding sequence ATGGCTACAACCCCAGCAGTTACTAAAAAATTTACCTTTGAAGAGTATCTTGCTTATTATGATGGGACTGATACTTGCTATGAATTGGTCAATGGAGAACTAATTCCTGTGAGTCTGGGAACTGGACAACATGGGGCGATAGTAGGTTTTCTTAATAACTCCTTTCGAGATGAAATTCGCCACCAGAAGTTAGATTGGACTTCTCAAAAAATGGTTATTGGTGTTCGTTCTCCTCGTGCAGGGAAATGGGATACATCAAGAGTTCTCGATGTAGTTGTGATTCTATTAACTCAATGGCGAGATTTGAGAAACCGAGAAGCAGTGATTGAACTGAATGAACTACCTCCTTTGTTGGTAGTGGAAGTTGTCAGTGAATCAACAAAAACTGTAGATTATCGAGCCAAGCGAGTTGAGTATAACGTTCTCAATATTCCAGAGTATTGGATTGTTGATCCGTTAACCAACAAAGTGACTGTTTTCAGCTTGATTGACGAATTATATGAGCCAGTGGAGTTTGTTGGTACAGAATCTATTCAATCTCTAACTTTTCCAGAGTTGAGATTAACCGTTGAGCAAGTTTTATCTGCTGAGGATTAG
- a CDS encoding universal stress protein: MVKNVLVALDGSEIAPRVVQALDELVLSPDGTVVLCHVFPTADSEMELPADLPHPESTTGSYFQIEKQLQYYQDKLSVKTELELVTGDPAEEIIRLSNIYQTDLIIIGSRGLTGMKRIVSGSVSNQVVEEANCSVLVVKPK, from the coding sequence GTGGTAAAGAATGTTTTGGTAGCGCTAGATGGTTCAGAAATTGCCCCACGAGTAGTTCAGGCATTAGATGAATTAGTATTGTCACCGGACGGCACAGTAGTTCTGTGTCATGTGTTTCCTACAGCAGATTCAGAGATGGAATTACCTGCTGACCTTCCCCACCCAGAATCTACTACAGGTTCTTATTTTCAAATTGAAAAACAATTGCAATATTATCAAGATAAGTTATCAGTTAAAACTGAGTTAGAACTGGTGACAGGCGACCCAGCAGAAGAGATTATTCGTTTATCTAATATTTATCAAACTGACTTAATTATTATTGGCAGTCGCGGCTTAACTGGCATGAAGCGCATTGTATCAGGTTCTGTCAGCAATCAAGTAGTAGAAGAAGCTAATTGCTCAGTTTTGGTAGTCAAGCCCAAGTGA
- the hisD gene encoding histidinol dehydrogenase has protein sequence MLRIITQQADVKAELQRICDRTHDEQVLHKEATVREVLQAVKRQGDKAVLHYTDEFDNQILKAEELRVTGSELDAAYQQVSKELLEAIQLASRQIEAFHRQRVPKSWVHFGDDDIVLGKRYTPVDRAGLYVPGGRAAYVSTVLMNAIPAKVAGVPRIVMATPPGAQKAINPAVLVAAQEVGVQEIYRVGGAQAIAALAYGTETIPKVDVITGPGNIYVTLAKKLVYGTVGIDSLAGPSEVLIIADEGANPVHVATDMLAQAEHDPMAAAILFTTDPALAKNVQVAVERQLVDHPRRIDTEKAIAHYGLIVLVESLDAAAELSNEFAPEHLELEVKDPWAVLPNIRHAGAIFLGYSTPEAVGDYLAGPNHTLPTSGAARYASALSVETFLKHSSIIQYSQTALNKVAGAIDALATAEGLPSHADSVKRRIQQDE, from the coding sequence ATGCTGCGAATCATTACTCAGCAGGCAGATGTTAAAGCAGAACTGCAAAGAATCTGCGATCGCACTCACGACGAACAGGTGCTTCACAAGGAAGCAACTGTGCGGGAAGTGTTGCAAGCAGTGAAACGCCAAGGCGACAAAGCTGTTTTGCATTACACAGATGAATTTGACAATCAAATTCTCAAAGCTGAAGAGTTACGCGTTACAGGTTCAGAACTGGACGCAGCTTACCAACAGGTATCCAAGGAACTGCTGGAGGCGATTCAGCTAGCTAGCCGCCAAATTGAAGCTTTTCATCGTCAGCGAGTCCCCAAAAGCTGGGTACACTTTGGCGATGATGATATTGTACTGGGCAAACGCTACACTCCTGTAGACCGTGCGGGTTTGTATGTTCCTGGTGGTCGTGCTGCTTACGTCAGTACAGTGCTGATGAACGCAATTCCGGCGAAGGTGGCTGGTGTACCGCGTATAGTAATGGCGACACCACCAGGCGCACAGAAAGCGATTAATCCCGCAGTGTTAGTAGCAGCTCAAGAAGTGGGAGTACAAGAAATTTATCGGGTAGGTGGGGCGCAAGCGATCGCTGCTTTAGCCTATGGTACAGAGACAATCCCCAAGGTGGATGTAATTACTGGCCCTGGTAACATCTATGTCACTTTGGCGAAAAAACTGGTTTACGGCACTGTGGGGATCGATTCCTTAGCCGGGCCTAGTGAAGTGCTGATTATTGCCGATGAAGGAGCAAATCCCGTCCATGTAGCCACTGATATGCTGGCACAGGCGGAACACGATCCAATGGCGGCGGCAATTTTGTTCACCACAGACCCAGCTCTAGCGAAGAATGTGCAAGTAGCAGTGGAAAGACAATTGGTAGATCATCCACGGCGGATAGATACCGAAAAAGCGATCGCTCATTACGGTTTAATCGTGTTGGTAGAATCCCTAGATGCAGCCGCAGAACTCTCCAATGAATTTGCACCAGAACACCTAGAGTTAGAAGTTAAAGATCCTTGGGCTGTATTACCCAACATTCGCCATGCTGGTGCTATCTTCCTCGGTTATTCCACACCAGAAGCAGTAGGGGACTATCTAGCCGGCCCCAACCATACTTTACCTACATCTGGTGCTGCCCGTTATGCCTCTGCCTTAAGTGTAGAAACTTTCCTCAAACATTCCAGCATCATTCAGTATTCCCAAACTGCACTCAATAAGGTAGCTGGAGCCATTGACGCTTTAGCCACAGCCGAGGGCTTACCCTCTCACGCTGACTCAGTGAAGCGGCGAATTCAGCAAGATGAATGA
- the rpsT gene encoding 30S ribosomal protein S20, which yields MANNKSALKRAQIAERNRVRNKTYKSSVKTLMKNYLSAVQAYAANPTPESKQEAQTRLAAAYSRIDKAVKRGILHPNNGARKKSRLASKLKPIEQTA from the coding sequence GTGGCTAATAATAAGTCTGCCCTTAAACGCGCCCAAATCGCAGAACGCAATCGGGTACGTAACAAAACCTACAAATCATCAGTTAAGACACTGATGAAAAATTACCTAAGCGCTGTACAAGCTTATGCGGCTAATCCTACTCCAGAATCAAAACAGGAAGCGCAAACACGCCTAGCTGCGGCTTACAGCAGAATTGACAAAGCAGTCAAACGGGGCATACTCCATCCCAACAACGGGGCTAGGAAAAAGTCCAGGCTCGCCAGCAAACTCAAACCCATCGAGCAAACAGCATAA